In Clostridium butyricum, the genomic stretch ATCCCATTTTTGTGTATATTAGAAATAACTGTTCTTTGAGATTCTGGCTTTTTACTGCTTGCTTCATAAGCCATATAACAGCTCATACTTTCACCTGTAGCAAGCCCTGGTCTTTCCCCTATTAAAATTAATGTAACCTTTGCATTTAATGCTTCACTTATTTTATCCATAGTAGCAACTCTTGCATACTTAACAAAGATTGAAGTTCCAATTTTAAGTCCCTTAGCTTCACAGCCATCAATTATCATAGGATAAATTTCTTTTAAATTTGCTGTTATGGCTGGTGAACTTAAGCCATCTCCAGCTATAATCTGTACATCTACATCATTTATACATTTTTCCTTTATGTCAGTTAATGTTTCTTCAGAAAAGCATCTTCCAAGGTCTGGTCTTGTTATATACTCTTCCTTATCTTTTACCAATGTTTTAACTTTATAAAACCCTAAATTCTCAACTACCTTTTCATCTACATGTGACCAAACTGCATCCATAGCAACTGCATGATCTGCTCTAAGTCTTAAATAATCACCTGTTTTATATCTTGAACCTGCCCTTCCTACGCAAATTCTTGCTGGTGTTGATTGTTTTAAAATCATTAACCCTTTATAATCAATTGGATTATCTACTGAGACTTTAGTATTTAAATCAATAGCAGATATATCTTCTAAAATATCCTTCTCCATATTTTACACTCCCATACCTAAAAATATTGACGGATCTCCAGCTTTACTTGCCAACACTCCATTTTTCATTATTCCAAGTTCCTCAAGTCTAGCTTCAAATTCTTTAATTGGTCTTTTATTTGTTACTTCCCTTAATGCTGCAATATCATGATAACTTGAAGATTGATACATTAACATTACATCATCTCCACCTGGAACTCCCATGAAATAATTGCAATTAGCTTGTGCAAGAAGTACTGCTAAATTTTCTAAATCATTTTGATCTGCTTTCATATGATTTGTATAGCAGACATCAACACCCATAGAAAGTCCAGTTAATTTTCCCATAAAATGATCTTCTAAGCCAGCTCTTATGACTTGTGCCCCATCATATAAATATTCTGGACCTATAAAACCTACAACTGTATTAACTAAAAATGGATTATATCTTTTTGCAAATCCATAACATCTTGCTTCCATGGTAAGCTGATCTGCTCCATTATGACCATCTGAAGATAATTCAGAGCCTTGTCCAGTTTCAAAATACATAAAATTATTACCTTTAGAAGATTTCAATTCTCTCATCATTGCATATGCTTCATCCATTAATTTTACATCAATTCCAAAACTCCTATTTGATATTTCAGAACCTGCTATACTTTGAAACATTAAGTCCATTGGAGCCCCTTTTTTCAGTGCTTCCATTTGAGTTGTAACATGTGCTAAAACACAATTTTGAGTTGGTATTTTATATCTATCCATAAAGTTTTTAAAAGCTTTTAATATGTTAGAAACACTATCAATAGTGTCTAAAGCTGGATTTAAGCCAATTACAGCATCTCCAACACCATAGCTAATTCCTTCCATTACAGATGCCATTATCCCTTCAATATTATCTGTTGGATGATTAGGCTGAAGCCTTGCTGAAAGTGTTCCTGGCATTCCAATTGTAGTATTACAGGTTGCTATATTACCGAGTTTTCTAGATGTACATATAAGATCTAGATTACTCATAAGCTTGGTTACACCAGCAATAACTTCTGAAGTCAGCCCATCTCGTATTTCTTTTATTTCTTCTCCATTAGATGATAATAGAAATTCCCTAAACTCACCTATAGTCATCTCTTTAATTCTATTATAAATTTCCTCATTAACCCCATCTTGAATTACCCTGGTAATTTCATCTTTATCATAGTCTACAACTGGATTATTTCTTAAATCTCCAATAGTAAGTTCAGCAAGTACTACCTTTGCAGCCACTCTTTCTTCTATTGAATTTGCAATAATCCCAGCAAGTCTATCACCTGATTTTTCTTCATTTGCTTTTGCAAGAACTTCCTTTACATCTTTGAAATTATATACATTTCCAAAAAGTGTTGTCCTTAAAATCATATACGTCACTCCTTATAGAAAAAGTGGCTACACCACTTCTTTAATTCATAATTTGCAATTTACAATTCACAATGTATTAAATCCTAATTTAGCATTGTGAACTGTGAATTTTACATCTTTAAACTGTTTCCCCCTTAAGTCCTTCAGTAATCTCCTGACTGTCTGTTCCTTGAATTTTAGAATACACAAAGTAATAAATTATGGCCGCTACATAAGCCCCTACTACCCAAAGTACAGTTGAAAAATTTGAAACAATTAGTGATATTAAAAATATAAATGCTATTAAAAGTGCTACAGCAGGTACAACTGGATATGCAACTTTAAATGGTCTATTAAGATTTGGCTCTTTGCTTCTTAAGATAAATAAAGAAATCATACTTATAATGTATAGGGCAACAGCTCCAAAACATGATATAACAATGATTACAGCAGTTTGTCCCGTTAATACGAATACCATTCCAATTAAACTCATTATTACTATAGAATATGCAGGTGCTCCTTTAGAATTTGTATTTGATAAAAACTTAGGTAAGTATCCAGATCTAGACATTGCAAAAGCTTGTCTAGAATATCCTATAATTATTCCATGTAAACTTGCAACTAAACCAAATAATCCAATAAAACTCATTCCATTTGAAATTAAGCCATCCCCATAAACTCTTTTAAGGGCATCTGGTAATGGTGAACCTGATGTACTTAATGTACTAAGATCTGAAATACCAACCACCACAAAAAATGTTCCAAGAGCTAATAAAACAAGAGTAACTATTCCTAAAATAAATCCCTTTGGAACATCCCTTTTAGGATTTTCACATTCTTCAGCAGACATTGCTCCACCTTCCACAGCTAAATAAAACCAAATTGCAAAAGGTATTGCACCAAAGACTCCATTGAATCCGCCTTTA encodes the following:
- the eutC gene encoding ethanolamine ammonia-lyase subunit EutC, which translates into the protein MILKQSTPARICVGRAGSRYKTGDYLRLRADHAVAMDAVWSHVDEKVVENLGFYKVKTLVKDKEEYITRPDLGRCFSEETLTDIKEKCINDVDVQIIAGDGLSSPAITANLKEIYPMIIDGCEAKGLKIGTSIFVKYARVATMDKISEALNAKVTLILIGERPGLATGESMSCYMAYEASSKKPESQRTVISNIHKNGMPPVEAGAQIVQLIEILLKEKKSGIDLKL
- a CDS encoding ethanolamine ammonia-lyase subunit EutB translates to MILRTTLFGNVYNFKDVKEVLAKANEEKSGDRLAGIIANSIEERVAAKVVLAELTIGDLRNNPVVDYDKDEITRVIQDGVNEEIYNRIKEMTIGEFREFLLSSNGEEIKEIRDGLTSEVIAGVTKLMSNLDLICTSRKLGNIATCNTTIGMPGTLSARLQPNHPTDNIEGIMASVMEGISYGVGDAVIGLNPALDTIDSVSNILKAFKNFMDRYKIPTQNCVLAHVTTQMEALKKGAPMDLMFQSIAGSEISNRSFGIDVKLMDEAYAMMRELKSSKGNNFMYFETGQGSELSSDGHNGADQLTMEARCYGFAKRYNPFLVNTVVGFIGPEYLYDGAQVIRAGLEDHFMGKLTGLSMGVDVCYTNHMKADQNDLENLAVLLAQANCNYFMGVPGGDDVMLMYQSSSYHDIAALREVTNKRPIKEFEARLEELGIMKNGVLASKAGDPSIFLGMGV
- the eat gene encoding ethanolamine permease, whose amino-acid sequence is MNNELKKTLKPIQLWSIIVGMVISGMYCGWNNALDFTSPVGFIIAILIVTVFYTTFMFSYAELSTAIPHAGGASEYASRALGKFGGFFAGFSCLVEFLFATPAIAISIGAYINFLVPAVPSVVAALVAYAIFVLINCFGIEAAAKVELIVTIIAIGGLLLFMGVGAPHIEMNNIFGGDIFKGGFNGVFGAIPFAIWFYLAVEGGAMSAEECENPKRDVPKGFILGIVTLVLLALGTFFVVVGISDLSTLSTSGSPLPDALKRVYGDGLISNGMSFIGLFGLVASLHGIIIGYSRQAFAMSRSGYLPKFLSNTNSKGAPAYSIVIMSLIGMVFVLTGQTAVIIVISCFGAVALYIISMISLFILRSKEPNLNRPFKVAYPVVPAVALLIAFIFLISLIVSNFSTVLWVVGAYVAAIIYYFVYSKIQGTDSQEITEGLKGETV